Within the Sphingomonas sp. SORGH_AS_0950 genome, the region ATCGAGTTGAACGCCTGGGCATTGTCCTCGGTATGTTCGCGATAGGCCATCGCGCCCAGGACATATTTCAGGCGCGGCGTGTCGCCGATCAGCTGGATTTCCTGGCTGAACTGGTTCTGCGCGAACCCGGCCAGGCTGTAGCGGCTGAACGCGCCGTTCGGCTTGTAGGTCGAGCTGTTCTGCCCGCCATTGTCATACTGGCTCTGGTTCAGTTCGCGATAGGCGGTGATCGACTTGAGCTGGAGCCCCGGCGCGATGTCCAGGCCCAGGGTCAGGCGGTGGCCATGGGTGCGGCCGATGCTCTCCTGCTGCGGCACGCCGATGCTGGCGGTGCGGACGCGGTCGGGCTGGAGCGGCAAGGCGGGCGCGCGGGCCAGCGTTCCGGCCGTGATCGCCTGGAGATAGAGCGGGGTCGAGGCGTCATAGGAGGTGTCGAAGGCATAGTCGGCGCTGACGCCGCTTTCGGGCTTCCACAGCACCTCGACATGCGCGCCGTGCCGGTCGAAGCCGTTGAAGTCCGACTGGCCGGGCAGCGGGTTGGCGACCAGGCCGTCGCGCCTGGTGACGATGCCGTCCAGCTTGACGCTGAAATTGTGCCATTCGGGCAGGTTGAGATGCGCCTCGGCCTTGTGGCTGCCGAAATTGCCGATGCCCGCGGTCGCGGTCAGGCCGAACTGGCCGGTGGGCTTCCTGGTCACGATGCTGACCGCGCCGCCCTCGGTATTGCGGCCGAACAGCGTGCCCTGCGGACCTTTGAGCACCTCGATGCTCTCGATATCGTAGAGCGCGGTGCCCAGCCCCTGGGCGCGGCCCAGATACACGCCGTCGATATAGACGCCCACGCCCTGGTCGCGCGCGGGCTGGTTGCTGTCGGCCAGCACGCCGATGCCGCGGATGTTCATGATGAGCGCCGAGTTGCGCGAATAGAAGGGCGCGACGCGAAGCGACGGGATCGCGCCGTCCTGCAGGTCGACCAGCGACTGGACGTGGCGGTTCTGGAGATCCTCGGCGGACAGAACCGAGATGGCGATCGGGGTCTTCTGCAGGCTCTGGGGGCGCTTCTCGGCGGTGACGATGACCTCGTTGAGCGAACCGTCGGCATTGGTCTTCTGGTCGTCGGGCGCGGCGGTCTTGGCCGGTTCGGGATCAGCCGCAAAGGCGGGCGTGGCAAGCAGAAGAGCCAGCGCGCTGGACGCAAAGAGCCGCCCCGCGAAACGCAGGTTGAACGAGGTCATGATATGGATTCCCCC harbors:
- a CDS encoding TonB-dependent receptor, giving the protein MTSFNLRFAGRLFASSALALLLATPAFAADPEPAKTAAPDDQKTNADGSLNEVIVTAEKRPQSLQKTPIAISVLSAEDLQNRHVQSLVDLQDGAIPSLRVAPFYSRNSALIMNIRGIGVLADSNQPARDQGVGVYIDGVYLGRAQGLGTALYDIESIEVLKGPQGTLFGRNTEGGAVSIVTRKPTGQFGLTATAGIGNFGSHKAEAHLNLPEWHNFSVKLDGIVTRRDGLVANPLPGQSDFNGFDRHGAHVEVLWKPESGVSADYAFDTSYDASTPLYLQAITAGTLARAPALPLQPDRVRTASIGVPQQESIGRTHGHRLTLGLDIAPGLQLKSITAYRELNQSQYDNGGQNSSTYKPNGAFSRYSLAGFAQNQFSQEIQLIGDTPRLKYVLGAMAYREHTEDNAQAFNSMVWNADGTAATVATYNIATVPYDRASRITTRSIGAFGQATWTPGIADDRLHLTAGARYTRDMKRGELFIVNGKTPSVNGVVAPRALDAAWSRVDPLVTLAYDVTDAVHVYGKWSEGYKSGGANSRSLTYAPFNPETLSMFEIGAKSEFLDRRVRLNLAAYTGAYKSIQIDFQANYLQFDANGKLLETTRTTIETTNAPGTGRAKGIEAELTVAPMAGLTLTASYSYNDLTIPATVNPFPQGVNGTVVATPIKIYPVYTPAHAASGAIDYERQMGDYSLVAHLDANYDSGFYANYNDPAPGVNQPKGDPGFIVNGRIGVTDIALNDTGARLSVSAWARNLLNEQHLFYKTLNTATGVSGFFNEARTYGLEATVKF